The following are encoded together in the Ralstonia insidiosa genome:
- a CDS encoding alpha/beta fold hydrolase: protein MSANAVSSSGTVHANGIDIHYRIDGADGPWVMLAHALGVDHQLWDGIAQHLAARHRVLRYDARGHGKTTAPHGAYTLFQMADDAAGLLDALSIQQVHFIGLSMGGMVAQLMGVRHPERLLSLTLCDTVCVTPVTAHAMWDERIGQVEAHGMAGIVEPTLQRWLTAPYREAHPDVAERIRTLLRATPPHGYVGACLAIKTLDTRSGLARIACPTLVMTGEEDAGAPVEVAREMASRIPNARLKVMPRAAHLAPIEQDEAFLTVLDEFLGHAGCGSQCEMP from the coding sequence ATGAGCGCCAACGCGGTCTCCAGCTCCGGCACGGTGCACGCCAACGGCATCGACATCCACTACCGCATCGACGGCGCCGATGGCCCCTGGGTCATGCTTGCGCACGCGCTGGGCGTTGACCACCAACTGTGGGACGGTATCGCCCAGCACCTTGCCGCGCGCCACCGCGTGCTGCGCTACGACGCGCGCGGGCACGGCAAGACCACGGCGCCGCATGGCGCCTATACGCTGTTCCAGATGGCCGACGATGCAGCCGGCCTGCTTGATGCACTTTCGATTCAGCAGGTGCACTTCATCGGGCTGTCGATGGGCGGCATGGTCGCGCAGCTCATGGGCGTGCGACACCCGGAGCGGCTGCTCTCACTCACGCTGTGTGACACCGTGTGTGTCACACCGGTGACAGCGCATGCGATGTGGGACGAACGCATCGGCCAGGTCGAGGCGCACGGCATGGCTGGCATCGTCGAACCCACGCTGCAACGCTGGCTGACCGCGCCCTACCGTGAAGCGCATCCTGATGTGGCCGAGCGCATCCGCACCCTGCTGCGTGCCACGCCGCCGCACGGCTACGTTGGCGCCTGCCTCGCCATCAAGACACTCGACACGCGCAGCGGGCTCGCACGCATTGCCTGTCCCACACTTGTCATGACGGGTGAAGAAGATGCCGGCGCTCCCGTGGAAGTCGCACGCGAAATGGCTTCGCGCATTCCGAACGCGCGCTTGAAAGTGATGCCACGCGCAGCCCATCTCGCCCCCATCGAACAGGACGAGGCCTTTCTCACCGTTCTGGATGAATTCCTCGGACACGCAGGCTGCGGCAGCCAGTGTGAAATGCCCTGA
- a CDS encoding DUF3108 domain-containing protein, translated as MDTLPPLPRSPEDRTAVRARHWRRWGLIALAVLVAHGIAVVWIAHSHQMAWPPEPEQIIPTLLLQPEPVKPPTPPAAKAQPKPTPPKPRSAPPQPAPAAVPAPEDADIPMGAAAGASADTGMVRDLSGEGGQGSAPAAPEASFSPPPSATLHYATYVNGVRNEDGVIRWTTDGKTYTLSVDIPLPLFFGSLVFRSNGIIDTYGLTPARYEEVRGRRQPDVTTFHYAEAAPASGIAGAPTITFTRTPNVLPLPVGTQDRFSVFLQLTGLARSNPERFISPGLTLEIPIADTDSVEVARVQRVGEDTIDTPEGAIRAQHFVRLPRREGDQRRVEIWLSAERGWLPVRLRQTEPNGMQFELVYQSQEGGQP; from the coding sequence TTGGATACGTTGCCCCCCTTGCCTCGCAGCCCTGAAGACCGAACGGCCGTACGCGCACGCCACTGGCGCCGCTGGGGGCTGATCGCACTGGCTGTGCTGGTCGCACACGGCATTGCCGTCGTGTGGATCGCCCACAGCCACCAGATGGCGTGGCCGCCGGAGCCGGAACAGATCATCCCGACCTTGCTGCTGCAGCCGGAACCCGTCAAGCCGCCAACACCACCCGCCGCCAAGGCGCAGCCGAAACCCACGCCGCCCAAGCCGCGCTCGGCACCGCCCCAGCCTGCGCCGGCAGCAGTGCCGGCCCCAGAAGATGCTGACATCCCGATGGGGGCCGCCGCAGGCGCCTCTGCCGACACCGGCATGGTCCGCGACCTGAGTGGCGAGGGTGGACAAGGCAGTGCGCCGGCCGCCCCCGAAGCGAGCTTCTCTCCGCCGCCCTCGGCCACCCTGCACTACGCCACCTACGTCAACGGTGTGCGCAATGAGGATGGTGTGATCCGCTGGACCACGGACGGCAAAACTTACACGCTATCGGTCGACATTCCGCTGCCGCTGTTCTTCGGGTCGCTGGTCTTCCGCAGCAACGGCATCATCGATACGTATGGCCTGACCCCGGCACGCTACGAAGAAGTGCGCGGGCGCCGACAACCCGACGTGACGACCTTCCACTACGCCGAGGCGGCGCCGGCGTCCGGCATAGCGGGCGCCCCCACCATCACATTTACGCGCACACCCAATGTGCTGCCGCTGCCGGTGGGCACGCAAGATCGCTTCAGCGTGTTCCTGCAACTGACGGGACTGGCGCGCAGCAACCCCGAGCGCTTCATCAGCCCTGGCCTGACACTGGAAATCCCCATCGCCGATACCGACAGCGTGGAAGTTGCGCGCGTGCAGCGCGTGGGCGAAGACACCATCGATACACCCGAGGGCGCGATCCGTGCACAGCACTTCGTGCGGCTGCCGCGCCGTGAGGGCGATCAGCGGCGCGTCGAGATCTGGCTGTCGGCCGAGCGCGGCTGGCTGCCCGTGCGCCTGCGCCAGACCGAGCCCAATGGCATGCAGTTCGAGCTCGTCTATCAATCCCAGGAAGGAGGCCAACCATGA
- a CDS encoding IclR family transcriptional regulator: MSTLPTDADLDLETDVDGDIASDLMSDELPARSGIQSIEVGFRLLDVLTHTNGPMMLRDLARAAPMNPAKAHRYLVSFARLGLVTQTPEGRYDLGPFALEMGLVSLNRQDPMRRARPAAAALRDEIDHTIGLAVWGNLGPVIVHWEEASHPVTVSLRLGDVMPMLNSATGRVFGAYLPRAQTLPFIQRELERAAAKHDNSADDNPELPRTLDAYDALCADVRAHGASRIHGGVLPGINAMSLPVFDANGQLCLVLIALGAQSTFDTTWSSPLERRLRQAAQQLSADLGYVAPLASQP, encoded by the coding sequence ATGTCCACGCTGCCCACCGACGCTGATCTCGACCTGGAGACCGATGTTGACGGCGACATCGCGTCCGACCTCATGTCAGACGAGTTGCCTGCGCGCTCGGGCATCCAGTCCATCGAGGTCGGCTTCCGGCTGCTGGACGTGCTCACGCACACCAATGGTCCGATGATGCTGCGCGACCTCGCGCGCGCCGCGCCGATGAACCCGGCCAAGGCCCACCGCTACCTGGTGAGCTTCGCGCGTCTCGGGCTGGTCACGCAAACACCTGAAGGCCGCTACGACCTCGGGCCCTTTGCGCTGGAAATGGGCCTGGTGAGCCTGAACCGGCAAGACCCGATGCGCCGCGCCCGCCCCGCTGCTGCCGCGCTGCGCGACGAAATCGATCACACCATCGGCCTGGCCGTGTGGGGCAACCTGGGCCCGGTCATCGTGCACTGGGAAGAGGCCAGCCACCCCGTCACGGTCAGCCTGCGCCTGGGCGATGTGATGCCGATGCTCAACTCGGCCACGGGCCGCGTGTTCGGCGCCTACCTGCCACGCGCGCAGACGTTGCCCTTCATCCAGCGCGAGCTGGAACGCGCCGCCGCCAAGCATGACAACAGCGCGGACGACAACCCCGAACTGCCGCGCACGCTCGACGCCTACGACGCCCTGTGCGCCGACGTGCGCGCGCACGGCGCCTCGCGCATCCACGGCGGTGTGCTGCCGGGTATCAACGCGATGTCGCTGCCGGTGTTCGACGCCAACGGCCAGTTGTGTCTCGTACTGATCGCCCTGGGCGCACAGAGCACCTTCGACACCACGTGGAGCAGTCCGCTGGAGCGGCGCTTGCGGCAGGCCGCACAACAGCTTTCCGCCGACCTTGGATACGTTGCCCCCCTTGCCTCGCAGCCCTGA
- a CDS encoding fumarylacetoacetate hydrolase family protein, protein MKLATLKDGSRDGQLAVVSRDLKTAHYATHIAGTLQRVLDDWVFYAPQLQDLYEQLNTGRARHPFAFNAANCMAPLPRAYQWADGSAYVNHVELVRKARGAEMPPEFWTDPLMYQGGSDDLAGAHDPIVCRSEAFGIDFEAEVAVITGDVPMGTEAAAAAEGIRLIVLANDVSLRNLIPAELAKGFGFFQSKPATAFSPVAVTPDELGDAWRERKVHLPMTVRWNNKKVGQPECGTDMVFDFGQLIAHICKTRNVRAGSIVGSGTISNVDRSKGYACIAEKRMLETIESGAPITEFMRYGDTVKIEMFDANGVSIFGAIDQEVVAPGTQN, encoded by the coding sequence ATGAAACTCGCCACCCTCAAGGATGGCTCGCGCGACGGCCAACTGGCCGTGGTCTCGCGCGACCTGAAGACCGCACACTACGCCACGCACATCGCCGGGACGCTGCAACGCGTGCTCGACGACTGGGTCTTCTATGCACCGCAGCTGCAGGATCTGTACGAGCAGCTCAACACTGGCCGTGCCCGGCATCCGTTTGCGTTCAACGCGGCCAACTGCATGGCGCCGCTGCCGCGCGCCTACCAGTGGGCGGACGGCTCGGCCTATGTGAACCACGTGGAACTGGTGCGCAAAGCCCGTGGCGCCGAAATGCCCCCCGAGTTCTGGACCGACCCGCTGATGTACCAGGGCGGCTCCGATGACCTGGCTGGCGCGCATGACCCCATCGTCTGCCGTAGCGAGGCCTTCGGCATCGACTTCGAGGCCGAGGTGGCCGTCATCACCGGCGACGTGCCGATGGGCACCGAGGCCGCTGCTGCCGCCGAGGGCATCCGCCTGATTGTGCTGGCCAATGACGTATCGCTGCGTAACCTGATTCCGGCGGAACTCGCCAAGGGTTTCGGCTTCTTCCAGAGCAAGCCGGCGACGGCGTTCTCGCCCGTGGCCGTTACGCCCGACGAGCTGGGCGATGCCTGGCGCGAGCGCAAGGTGCACCTGCCGATGACGGTGCGCTGGAACAACAAGAAGGTCGGCCAGCCCGAGTGCGGCACCGACATGGTGTTCGACTTCGGCCAGCTGATCGCGCATATCTGCAAGACGCGCAACGTGCGTGCGGGCAGCATTGTCGGCTCGGGCACCATCTCCAACGTGGACCGCAGCAAGGGGTACGCCTGCATCGCTGAGAAACGCATGCTCGAGACCATCGAATCCGGCGCGCCCATTACCGAATTCATGCGCTACGGCGATACGGTGAAGATCGAGATGTTCGACGCCAACGGCGTATCGATTTTCGGGGCGATCGACCAGGAAGTCGTCGCGCCCGGCACGCAGAACTGA
- a CDS encoding IclR family transcriptional regulator — MLPEDTLPIGESPDELPAEPLDENAPPERTSAGIQSAEIALTVLSEMARTGGAHAVSELGRQLGMPRAKVHRYLVSLERMGFVEQDPASARYRLGAQALQVGLSALSDVDFVREGSNMLPKLAERLNESVFLSIWTERGPVIVRWEDGGRPVTVNVRVGSAMPLLNSATGQACAAWMPEIQIVSLIDRELRGPGAGKAGLTDWLNCRARWQTVRHEGVARIAGTLINGIDSVAVPVLDAQGKLAGAITALGLSSVFDATLEGPASRLLREAGRALSLRLGYHGQAMTAGAAQPKRGRRAKAAPESA; from the coding sequence ATGCTTCCTGAAGACACCCTGCCGATTGGCGAATCCCCCGACGAACTGCCCGCCGAACCGCTGGACGAAAATGCGCCCCCCGAGCGCACCAGCGCCGGCATCCAGTCCGCCGAAATCGCGCTGACGGTGCTCTCGGAGATGGCGCGCACGGGCGGCGCACACGCCGTCTCCGAGCTGGGCCGGCAACTCGGCATGCCACGCGCCAAGGTGCATCGCTACCTGGTGTCGTTGGAGCGCATGGGCTTTGTCGAGCAGGACCCGGCCTCGGCACGCTACCGGCTGGGCGCGCAGGCATTGCAGGTGGGGCTGTCGGCGCTGTCGGACGTGGACTTCGTGCGCGAAGGCAGCAACATGCTGCCCAAGCTGGCCGAGCGGCTGAACGAGAGCGTGTTCCTCTCGATCTGGACCGAGCGCGGCCCGGTGATCGTGCGCTGGGAAGACGGCGGCCGGCCGGTGACGGTCAACGTGCGCGTCGGCTCGGCCATGCCGCTGCTGAACTCGGCGACGGGTCAGGCGTGCGCGGCTTGGATGCCCGAAATCCAGATCGTTTCGCTCATCGACCGCGAGCTGCGAGGCCCCGGCGCCGGCAAGGCGGGCCTGACCGATTGGCTGAACTGCCGCGCACGCTGGCAGACGGTGCGGCACGAGGGCGTGGCGCGCATCGCCGGCACGCTCATCAACGGTATCGATTCGGTGGCGGTGCCCGTGCTGGATGCACAAGGCAAGCTGGCGGGGGCCATCACGGCGTTGGGGTTGTCCAGCGTGTTCGATGCCACCCTGGAAGGGCCGGCCTCACGGCTATTGCGCGAGGCCGGACGGGCGCTGTCGCTGCGCCTGGGCTACCACGGTCAGGCCATGACGGCCGGTGCTGCGCAACCCAAGCGCGGGCGCCGCGCAAAGGCTGCACCTGAATCAGCGTAA
- a CDS encoding LLM class flavin-dependent oxidoreductase: MKLSIFSVQDHYPDRHRSLPQLYADVIAQARHAEALGYDTFWVAEHHFHEYGAVPNPAVFLSHLAAHTHRLRLGTAISILTFHHPATVAENYAMVDALSGGRLSLGVGSGYLKHEFEGYDVDPAIKRERFDEALMLVQRLLAGERVHHEGQFHTLRDVRLNVLPVQTTVPIHVAILRREAAYHIGRQGRRMLFVPYASVDGFDEIRLLMDDYRRGLAEAGIHDTRGMAAVALHTHVGPTDAAVREAAAAPFDLYVATRLYARRQTYDDVLASGLSLFGTPDAVADKLARLSDMGVDHVMALHNFGLMPQPVVLESMRALVQEALPRAGLTALAA; this comes from the coding sequence ATGAAGCTGTCGATCTTTTCCGTGCAGGACCACTATCCGGACCGGCACCGCAGTCTGCCGCAACTCTACGCAGACGTCATCGCCCAGGCCCGCCACGCCGAGGCACTGGGCTACGACACCTTCTGGGTGGCCGAGCACCACTTTCACGAGTACGGTGCCGTACCCAATCCAGCGGTCTTCCTGTCGCACCTGGCCGCGCACACGCATCGGCTGCGGCTGGGCACCGCCATCTCCATCCTCACGTTTCACCACCCGGCCACCGTGGCCGAGAACTACGCGATGGTCGACGCGCTCTCGGGCGGGCGGCTGTCGCTGGGCGTGGGCTCGGGATATCTGAAGCACGAGTTCGAGGGCTACGACGTGGACCCGGCCATCAAGCGCGAGCGTTTTGACGAAGCGCTGATGCTGGTCCAACGTTTGCTCGCCGGCGAGCGCGTGCACCACGAAGGCCAGTTCCACACGCTGCGCGACGTGCGCCTGAACGTGCTGCCTGTGCAGACTACGGTGCCGATCCATGTGGCGATCCTGCGGCGCGAGGCGGCGTACCACATTGGCCGGCAGGGGCGGCGCATGCTGTTCGTGCCGTACGCGTCGGTGGATGGCTTCGACGAGATTCGCTTGCTGATGGACGACTACCGGCGCGGTTTGGCAGAAGCCGGCATCCACGACACGCGCGGCATGGCGGCGGTGGCGCTGCACACGCATGTCGGCCCGACGGACGCTGCGGTGCGCGAGGCGGCTGCAGCGCCGTTCGACCTGTATGTCGCGACGCGGCTCTACGCGCGCCGGCAAACGTATGACGATGTGCTGGCCAGCGGGCTGTCCCTGTTCGGCACACCGGATGCGGTGGCTGACAAGCTCGCGCGGCTGTCCGACATGGGCGTCGACCACGTCATGGCGCTGCATAACTTTGGTCTGATGCCGCAGCCGGTCGTGCTCGAATCGATGCGCGCCCTGGTGCAGGAAGCGCTGCCGCGTGCGGGGCTGACGGCACTGGCTGCCTAG
- a CDS encoding ABC transporter substrate-binding protein, which produces MQRPNWRYAGVVVGFALLSSTALADIRIGVTVSATGPQASLGFPEKNATKLWPHEIAGEKVEVIVLDDASDTTRAVTNTRKLMTESNVDLIVGSSTTPNTLAMIDVAAEGKTPVISLASSARLIEPMDAQRRWIFKTPHSDSHMASLIAEHAAAHGVKTIAYIGFANALGEAFLTEVQRFADLKHIRITDTERFSPTDNSVTAQVLHLLASKPDAVVIGGSGTPAALPARALAERGYTGKIYFNHGVSNNEFVKLCGKECEGAYVPTGPVMVAAQLPDSNPAKAQALDFTRRYEAAFGKRTVSIFAAYTGDIGLLLQRAVPVALKRAKPGTPAFREALRDALEHVRDLPTSTGVVNMSPQDHVGLDQRARVMAQIRRGEWRLADEAKSP; this is translated from the coding sequence ATGCAGCGACCGAATTGGCGATATGCAGGCGTAGTTGTTGGTTTTGCATTGCTTTCATCCACTGCGCTTGCGGACATCCGCATCGGCGTGACGGTGTCTGCCACGGGGCCGCAGGCATCGCTGGGGTTTCCCGAGAAGAACGCTACCAAGTTGTGGCCGCATGAGATTGCGGGTGAGAAGGTCGAGGTCATCGTGCTCGACGACGCCTCCGACACTACGCGCGCCGTCACCAACACGCGCAAGCTGATGACCGAGTCCAACGTGGACCTGATCGTCGGCTCGTCCACCACGCCCAACACGCTGGCGATGATCGACGTGGCGGCCGAGGGCAAGACGCCGGTGATCTCGCTGGCATCGTCGGCCCGGCTGATCGAACCGATGGATGCGCAGCGCCGCTGGATCTTCAAGACACCGCATTCGGATTCGCACATGGCGTCGCTCATCGCCGAGCACGCCGCCGCCCATGGCGTGAAGACCATCGCCTATATCGGGTTTGCCAACGCACTGGGCGAGGCCTTCCTGACCGAGGTACAGCGCTTTGCTGATCTCAAGCACATCCGCATCACCGACACCGAGCGCTTTTCGCCCACCGACAACAGCGTGACCGCCCAGGTGCTACACCTGCTGGCGAGCAAACCGGATGCGGTGGTCATCGGCGGCTCGGGCACGCCCGCCGCGCTGCCGGCACGCGCGCTGGCCGAACGCGGCTACACCGGCAAGATCTACTTCAACCACGGCGTGTCCAACAACGAGTTCGTGAAGCTCTGCGGCAAGGAGTGCGAGGGCGCCTACGTGCCCACCGGCCCGGTGATGGTCGCCGCACAGTTGCCCGACAGCAATCCGGCCAAGGCGCAGGCGCTCGATTTCACCCGCCGCTACGAGGCTGCGTTCGGCAAACGCACCGTGTCGATCTTCGCCGCCTACACGGGCGACATTGGCTTGCTGCTGCAGCGCGCCGTGCCGGTGGCGCTCAAGCGTGCCAAGCCGGGCACGCCAGCCTTTCGTGAAGCGCTGCGCGATGCGCTGGAACATGTGCGTGACCTGCCGACCAGCACCGGCGTCGTCAACATGAGCCCGCAGGACCACGTCGGCCTGGACCAGCGCGCCCGCGTGATGGCGCAGATACGCCGTGGCGAATGGCGTCTGGCTGACGAGGCAAAGTCGCCATGA
- a CDS encoding enoyl-CoA hydratase/isomerase family protein, translated as MTTSLAPRFVRYQALTLVQHGPILEIVMGAAQSANRKLSTADANLHRELAEIWRDVSAEPSVRVALIRGEGKGFSAGGDLHLVEQMADRFDVRTRVWHEARDLVYNLINCDKPIVSAMHGPAVGAGLVAGLLADISIAAKDARIVDGHTRLGVAAGDHAAIVWPLLCGMAKAKYYLLLCESVTGDEAERIGLVSLAVNESDLVNRAFEIAERLAAGSQTAIRWTKYALNNWLRLAGPSFDTSLALEFMGFAGPDVREGIASLRQKRPPTFDGA; from the coding sequence ATGACGACCTCGCTCGCTCCCCGCTTCGTCCGCTACCAGGCGCTCACGCTTGTCCAGCATGGCCCCATCCTCGAGATCGTGATGGGTGCCGCGCAATCGGCCAATCGCAAGCTCTCCACCGCTGACGCCAACCTGCATCGCGAACTGGCCGAGATCTGGCGCGACGTGTCCGCTGAGCCCTCGGTGCGCGTGGCGCTTATTCGTGGCGAGGGCAAGGGCTTCTCGGCCGGCGGCGACCTGCACCTGGTCGAGCAGATGGCCGATCGCTTTGACGTGCGTACCCGTGTCTGGCACGAAGCGCGCGACCTCGTCTACAACCTCATCAATTGCGACAAGCCGATCGTCAGCGCCATGCATGGCCCAGCTGTGGGCGCGGGGCTGGTGGCCGGACTGCTGGCGGACATCTCGATTGCCGCCAAGGATGCGCGCATCGTTGACGGCCATACGCGCCTGGGCGTGGCAGCGGGTGACCACGCGGCGATTGTCTGGCCGCTGTTGTGCGGCATGGCCAAGGCCAAGTACTACTTGCTGCTGTGCGAATCCGTGACCGGCGACGAAGCCGAACGCATCGGCCTCGTGTCGCTGGCGGTGAATGAGTCGGACCTCGTCAACCGCGCATTCGAGATTGCGGAGCGTTTGGCTGCCGGTTCACAGACGGCCATCCGCTGGACCAAGTACGCACTCAACAACTGGCTGCGTCTGGCGGGGCCGAGCTTTGATACCTCGCTGGCGCTTGAATTCATGGGGTTTGCCGGCCCCGACGTACGCGAGGGCATTGCGAGCCTGCGTCAGAAGCGCCCACCCACGTTCGATGGCGCCTGA
- a CDS encoding PhaM family polyhydroxyalkanoate granule multifunctional regulatory protein, whose amino-acid sequence MFTQMPNFAEGGFEFLRKLWGGGLAGMAGGAMPSMANFAAPPMDLEELDKRIHDLRAVESWLQLNASLLRTAIQGLEVQRATLVALQTFGSALSPDAMKATFDGLSGSEPKPAAEPKPAWPHTAATKAAEADEPTPEDEAEIEAEDADDDEAEARAQSAAQAQAQAHAAARAAAAALDPSPWWNMLQQQFNQIASSAAAAMPMPQNLMPGFPGGFPGFGGAPGAEGLDSAPEYIEEKTAPAAPKRAAAKAASKPAAKAPAGKSAGPATKKAAAKKAPAKTAAKKAPTKTAPHKPTNDTP is encoded by the coding sequence ATGTTCACCCAGATGCCCAACTTCGCTGAAGGCGGCTTTGAATTTCTGCGCAAGCTGTGGGGCGGCGGCCTGGCGGGGATGGCCGGTGGCGCGATGCCCAGCATGGCCAACTTTGCGGCGCCGCCGATGGACCTGGAGGAGCTCGACAAGCGCATCCACGACCTGCGTGCCGTGGAGAGCTGGCTGCAGCTGAATGCCAGCCTGCTGCGCACCGCCATCCAGGGGCTGGAAGTGCAGCGTGCCACGCTGGTCGCACTGCAAACGTTCGGCTCGGCGCTGTCGCCCGATGCGATGAAAGCCACGTTCGATGGGCTGTCGGGCAGCGAGCCCAAGCCTGCCGCCGAGCCGAAGCCGGCTTGGCCGCATACCGCCGCCACCAAGGCGGCCGAAGCCGACGAGCCCACCCCCGAAGACGAGGCCGAGATCGAAGCCGAAGACGCCGACGATGACGAAGCCGAGGCTCGGGCGCAGTCCGCTGCGCAGGCGCAAGCGCAAGCCCACGCTGCAGCGCGCGCCGCCGCCGCCGCGCTGGACCCGTCACCGTGGTGGAACATGCTGCAGCAGCAGTTCAACCAGATCGCCAGTTCGGCCGCGGCTGCCATGCCCATGCCGCAGAACCTGATGCCGGGTTTCCCCGGTGGTTTCCCTGGGTTTGGCGGCGCGCCGGGTGCGGAGGGGCTCGACTCGGCGCCAGAATACATCGAAGAAAAGACCGCGCCGGCCGCGCCAAAGCGTGCAGCGGCCAAGGCGGCATCCAAGCCGGCAGCCAAGGCGCCTGCGGGCAAGTCTGCCGGGCCGGCTACGAAGAAAGCTGCCGCCAAGAAGGCCCCCGCCAAGACCGCGGCCAAGAAGGCGCCGACCAAGACTGCGCCGCACAAGCCGACCAACGATACGCCCTGA
- a CDS encoding patatin-like phospholipase family protein produces MDSTALLMMGGGARAAYQVGVLRGIARLAREYAPGVVRTPFDVICGTSAGAINSLGMARGAQDFTQATEALTQLWANLHADRVYRTDVGRVGASGTRWLTALAFGWLTGHTPRALFDNTPLRELLASQHDGQQVQAAFDAGALRALAITALSYTTGRHVTFYQSPHVVLPWRRSQRIAVADQIGVSHMLASSSIPFIFPAEPVQLEGNDEWFGDGTMRQMSPLSPAIHLGANRILVVGAASRSQPGWYDTVPASGYPSLAQIAGQALASIFLDGLSADIERLQHINAMVSRNPEISDARDGWRKIEVLVMAPSERIELIASRHVQRLPSTVRALLKPLGGTEARGAAFASYLLFEPEYTQELIDLGERDVETRRDELAAFLYGVVPDTMRAA; encoded by the coding sequence ATGGACAGCACCGCACTGTTGATGATGGGCGGCGGCGCCCGTGCCGCCTATCAGGTGGGCGTGCTGCGCGGCATTGCGCGACTGGCACGCGAGTACGCACCGGGCGTGGTGCGCACGCCGTTCGACGTGATCTGCGGCACCTCGGCCGGAGCCATCAACAGCCTGGGCATGGCGCGTGGCGCGCAGGACTTCACGCAGGCTACCGAAGCGCTCACCCAACTCTGGGCGAACCTCCATGCGGATCGCGTCTATCGCACCGATGTCGGCCGCGTTGGCGCAAGCGGTACGCGCTGGCTGACCGCGCTGGCGTTCGGCTGGCTGACCGGCCATACGCCGCGTGCCCTGTTCGACAACACGCCGCTGCGTGAACTGCTGGCGTCGCAGCACGACGGCCAGCAGGTGCAGGCCGCATTCGATGCCGGTGCGTTGCGCGCCTTGGCCATCACCGCGTTGTCGTACACAACGGGGCGCCATGTCACGTTCTATCAGTCGCCGCACGTGGTACTGCCGTGGCGGCGTTCGCAGCGGATTGCGGTGGCCGATCAGATTGGCGTGTCGCACATGCTGGCCTCGTCGAGCATTCCGTTCATCTTTCCGGCGGAACCGGTGCAGCTTGAAGGTAACGACGAGTGGTTTGGCGACGGCACGATGCGGCAGATGTCGCCGCTGAGCCCGGCCATCCACCTGGGCGCGAATCGCATTCTGGTGGTGGGGGCGGCCTCGCGTTCGCAGCCGGGGTGGTACGACACGGTGCCGGCCTCCGGCTATCCGTCACTGGCGCAGATTGCCGGGCAGGCGCTGGCGAGCATCTTTCTCGATGGGCTGTCAGCCGATATCGAGCGGTTGCAGCACATCAACGCGATGGTCAGCCGCAACCCCGAGATTTCCGACGCGCGCGACGGCTGGCGCAAGATCGAAGTGCTGGTGATGGCGCCGTCCGAGCGCATCGAACTGATTGCCTCGCGCCACGTGCAGCGCCTGCCGAGCACGGTGCGCGCGCTGCTCAAGCCGCTCGGCGGTACTGAAGCGCGCGGTGCGGCGTTCGCCAGCTATCTGTTGTTCGAGCCGGAGTACACGCAGGAACTGATCGACCTGGGTGAGCGCGACGTTGAGACGCGGCGCGATGAGCTGGCCGCGTTTCTGTACGGCGTCGTGCCCGACACCATGCGCGCGGCCTGA
- a CDS encoding glutathione peroxidase, whose product MLFSAIALTSHRRLYPHGSGALRRHHLLIVAIAIVLAIIALLLPRTGHAATAEPAAQQPTAAAPGSCPASLNFRVKRLQDDAPQDLCQYAGRVVLVVNTASYCGYTYQYEGLEALYAKYRDKGLTVLGFPSNDFEQEPGNSKQIASFCYNTYGVKFPMFSKTAVVGPSASPLYAWLATQTKQPPKWNFHKYLLDRSGHVVAVYPSKVEPGDPTLTKRIDALLAEPAPH is encoded by the coding sequence ATGTTGTTTTCCGCCATCGCGCTCACGTCCCACCGGCGCCTGTACCCGCACGGGTCAGGCGCACTGCGCCGGCACCACCTGCTGATCGTTGCCATCGCCATCGTCCTCGCCATCATTGCCCTGCTGCTGCCGCGCACCGGGCACGCGGCTACGGCGGAGCCCGCAGCACAGCAGCCAACCGCTGCTGCGCCGGGCAGTTGCCCCGCCAGCCTGAATTTTCGCGTCAAACGGCTGCAAGACGACGCACCGCAAGACCTCTGCCAATACGCCGGCCGCGTGGTGCTGGTGGTCAATACCGCCAGCTACTGCGGTTACACATATCAATACGAAGGGCTGGAAGCGCTCTATGCAAAATACCGCGACAAGGGGCTGACGGTGCTCGGCTTTCCGTCCAACGATTTCGAGCAGGAACCGGGCAATAGCAAGCAGATCGCCAGTTTTTGCTACAACACGTACGGCGTGAAATTCCCGATGTTCTCGAAGACCGCGGTGGTGGGCCCAAGCGCATCGCCGCTCTATGCGTGGCTGGCCACGCAGACGAAGCAGCCGCCCAAGTGGAACTTCCACAAGTACCTGCTGGACCGCAGCGGCCACGTGGTGGCGGTGTATCCGAGCAAGGTTGAGCCGGGCGACCCGACGCTCACCAAACGCATTGATGCGCTATTGGCGGAACCGGCGCCGCATTGA